Proteins found in one Methylobacterium sp. CB376 genomic segment:
- a CDS encoding acyl-CoA thioesterase, with amino-acid sequence MTDPPSPERRAAYRRFVPISTRWSDNDVYGHVNNVVYYAFFDTAVNRVLIEEGALDIAAGAVIGLVVETGCRYFRSVAFPDQVTAGLRVAHQGRSSVRYEVGLFREDEDEAAAQGHFVHVYVDRATNRPVPLPDALRAVLAPLRA; translated from the coding sequence GTGACGGACCCGCCCTCCCCCGAGCGCCGCGCCGCCTACCGGCGCTTCGTGCCGATCTCCACCCGCTGGAGCGACAACGACGTCTACGGCCACGTCAACAACGTGGTCTACTACGCGTTCTTCGACACGGCCGTGAACCGCGTCCTGATCGAGGAGGGCGCCCTCGACATCGCCGCGGGCGCGGTGATCGGCCTCGTGGTCGAGACCGGCTGCCGCTACTTCCGCTCCGTCGCCTTCCCGGACCAGGTCACGGCCGGCCTCCGGGTGGCGCATCAGGGTCGGTCGAGCGTGCGCTACGAGGTCGGCCTGTTCCGCGAGGACGAGGACGAGGCCGCCGCGCAGGGGCACTTCGTCCACGTCTACGTCGACCGGGCCACGAACCGGCCGGTGCCGCTACCCGACGCGCTGCGCGCGGTGCTCGCGCCGCTGCGGGCCTGA
- a CDS encoding amidase produces the protein MSLSPDLVSSRATDLARAIRDRTVSAREVMRAHLDRIARANPAANAIVGLRDPEILLEEAACADRDLAAGRWRGPLHGLPHAVKDTSPAAGLIWTQGSPLFAGRVAEADAPHVARLRQAGAILIGKTNVPEFGLGSHTVNPVFGATRNAYDPARSAGGSSGGAAVALALRMLPLADGSDHAGSLRNPAAWNGVLGLRPSPGRVPMRTDEVFLPDLTVAGPMARCTADLGLLLSVLAGPDPRLPHSLTEDPSAFAAPAPLALAGLRIGWLGDLGGHLPVEPGILALCERALAVFAGEGARVAPLALGFDAEAVFRAWRVLRAWQAGAALAPHARDPAARAALKPDALFEIDERARLDAYAVQAASALRSRWFAHLLDLFARCDLLALPAAQVFPFPIGEMWPRAIAGRPMDSYHRWMEVAIPATMGGCPAISLPAGRGPGGLPMGLQLIAPHRGEGRLLAVAAAYEAATGFDREAPAITAL, from the coding sequence ATGTCCCTCTCCCCCGACCTCGTCTCGTCGCGCGCGACCGACCTCGCCCGGGCGATCCGCGACCGCACCGTGTCCGCCCGCGAGGTGATGCGGGCCCATCTCGACCGCATCGCGCGGGCGAACCCGGCGGCGAACGCCATCGTGGGGTTGCGCGACCCCGAGATCCTGCTGGAGGAGGCCGCCTGCGCCGACCGCGACCTCGCCGCCGGGCGCTGGCGCGGGCCGCTCCACGGGCTGCCGCACGCGGTGAAGGACACGTCCCCGGCCGCGGGGCTGATCTGGACGCAGGGCTCGCCCCTCTTCGCCGGCCGCGTCGCCGAGGCGGACGCGCCCCACGTGGCGCGGCTGCGGCAGGCCGGCGCGATCCTGATCGGCAAGACCAACGTGCCGGAATTCGGCCTCGGCTCGCACACGGTCAACCCGGTCTTCGGGGCCACCCGCAACGCCTACGACCCGGCCCGCAGCGCCGGCGGATCGAGCGGCGGCGCCGCGGTCGCCCTCGCCCTGCGCATGCTGCCGCTCGCGGACGGCAGCGACCATGCCGGCTCGCTGCGCAACCCGGCGGCCTGGAACGGCGTGCTGGGCCTGCGCCCCTCGCCCGGCCGGGTGCCCATGCGCACCGACGAGGTCTTCCTGCCCGACCTCACGGTGGCGGGCCCGATGGCCCGCTGCACCGCCGATCTCGGGCTGCTGCTCTCGGTCCTCGCCGGCCCGGATCCGCGCCTGCCCCACAGCCTGACCGAGGATCCCTCCGCCTTCGCCGCGCCGGCGCCCCTCGCGCTCGCGGGCCTGCGGATCGGCTGGCTCGGCGACCTCGGCGGCCACCTGCCGGTCGAGCCCGGCATCCTCGCCCTCTGCGAGCGCGCCCTCGCGGTTTTCGCCGGGGAGGGGGCCCGGGTCGCCCCCCTGGCGCTCGGCTTCGACGCCGAGGCGGTGTTCCGGGCCTGGCGGGTGCTGCGGGCCTGGCAGGCCGGGGCGGCGCTCGCCCCTCACGCGCGCGACCCCGCCGCGCGGGCGGCGCTGAAGCCCGACGCGCTGTTCGAGATCGACGAGAGGGCGCGGCTCGACGCCTACGCGGTGCAGGCCGCCAGCGCCCTGCGCAGCCGCTGGTTCGCCCACCTGCTCGACCTGTTCGCCCGGTGCGACCTGCTGGCGCTGCCCGCCGCGCAGGTCTTCCCCTTCCCGATCGGGGAGATGTGGCCGCGGGCGATCGCCGGGCGCCCCATGGACAGCTATCACCGCTGGATGGAGGTCGCGATCCCGGCCACGATGGGCGGCTGCCCGGCGATCAGCCTGCCGGCCGGCCGCGGCCCCGGGGGGCTGCCGATGGGCCTCCAGCTCATCGCCCCCCACCGGGGCGAGGGGAGGCTGCTCGCCGTCGCGGCCGCCTACGAGGCCGCGACCGGCTTCGACCGGGAGGCCCCCGCGATCACGGCCCTGTGA
- a CDS encoding PQQ-dependent sugar dehydrogenase, giving the protein MRSVLKAALLGSAALAAGASFAAVSLAQEAGDTKAKVDNLEKLQGFKSTGVAEPPPVPQTGRKADAITKTLQKIKLPDGFKIDLYAIVPDARAMAVGPNAGVVFVGTRKSKVYTVTDRDKDRVADEVKVFAPGIDFKIPNGVCFSRDGVLTVVEQNRVLAFPAAEFFYEGPDVAAAVVVKQGELIPVSEESYNHTARICRVGPDGKLYISLGQPYNVPPKEKAELYAKTGIGGIIRMDADGKNREVFATGIRNSVGMDFAPDKTLWFTDNQVDGMGDDQPPGELNQATKPGQNFGFPWYGGGAVRTAEYKNDAVPPDVVPPKAELPPHAADLGMIVYRGKMFPEKYRGGIFTAEHGSWNRTTPLGARVMFVPVNKDGGAGKPEPFAEGWLNENGEYLGRPVDVATLPDGSLLVSDDTAGAIYRISYEK; this is encoded by the coding sequence ATGAGATCGGTTCTGAAGGCTGCGCTCCTGGGGAGCGCGGCGCTGGCCGCGGGTGCGTCGTTCGCCGCCGTGAGCCTCGCCCAGGAGGCCGGCGACACGAAGGCCAAGGTCGACAACCTGGAGAAGCTGCAGGGCTTCAAGAGCACCGGCGTGGCCGAGCCGCCGCCGGTGCCCCAGACCGGCCGCAAGGCCGACGCCATCACCAAGACCCTGCAGAAGATCAAGCTGCCGGACGGCTTCAAGATCGACCTCTACGCCATCGTGCCGGATGCCCGCGCCATGGCGGTCGGCCCGAATGCCGGGGTGGTCTTCGTGGGCACCCGCAAGTCCAAGGTCTACACCGTGACCGACCGCGACAAGGACCGGGTGGCGGACGAGGTCAAGGTCTTCGCTCCCGGCATCGACTTCAAGATCCCGAACGGCGTCTGCTTCTCGCGCGACGGCGTGCTCACCGTCGTGGAGCAGAACCGGGTGCTGGCGTTCCCGGCGGCCGAGTTCTTCTACGAGGGGCCGGACGTGGCGGCGGCCGTGGTGGTCAAGCAGGGCGAGCTGATCCCGGTCTCGGAGGAGAGCTACAACCACACCGCCCGGATCTGCCGCGTCGGGCCGGACGGCAAGCTCTATATCTCGCTCGGCCAGCCCTACAACGTGCCGCCCAAGGAGAAGGCCGAGCTCTACGCGAAGACCGGCATCGGCGGCATCATCCGGATGGACGCGGACGGCAAGAACCGCGAGGTCTTCGCCACCGGCATCCGCAACTCGGTCGGCATGGACTTCGCCCCCGACAAGACGCTGTGGTTCACCGACAACCAGGTCGACGGGATGGGCGACGACCAGCCGCCCGGAGAGCTGAACCAGGCGACGAAGCCCGGCCAGAATTTCGGCTTCCCCTGGTACGGCGGCGGCGCCGTCCGCACGGCCGAGTACAAGAACGACGCGGTCCCGCCGGACGTGGTCCCGCCGAAGGCGGAGCTGCCCCCGCACGCGGCGGATCTCGGCATGATCGTCTACCGGGGCAAGATGTTTCCCGAGAAGTACCGGGGCGGCATCTTCACGGCCGAGCACGGCTCGTGGAACCGCACCACGCCGCTCGGCGCCCGGGTGATGTTCGTGCCGGTCAACAAGGACGGCGGCGCGGGCAAGCCCGAGCCCTTCGCGGAGGGCTGGCTCAACGAGAACGGCGAGTATCTCGGCCGCCCGGTCGACGTCGCGACGCTGCCGGACGGCTCGCTCCTGGTCTCGGACGATACGGCCGGCGCGATCTACCGGATCTCCTACGAGAAGTAG
- a CDS encoding phospholipase D-like domain-containing protein, with product MQELVSAWFGLLSAIRVEGLAALGFVLALAVTLHALLNKREVAAAIGWIGLAWLSPLAGSALYALFGINRVTRRARRLPVLPVRKPGVPQADPVTVPGPFLPLEQAGDRLTGLPLTGGNRVALLRHGDEAYPAMLAAIEGARETVGLSSYIMRDDVSGEAFVAALARAKARGVAICVLVDGIGSGYFFPAIYRRLRREGIPAGLFMHSAVPWRMPFLNLRTHKKLLVIDGRTGFVGGVNIGDENLVSRHPPEPVRDTHFLLEGPVVGQLAQAFARDWSFVTGEDLDGPGWFPAIPPAGDTPARVVTSGPDADIEKIEYVVLAALAVARHSIRLATPYFLPSEILLTSLALAAMRGIAVDVIIPQASNHRMVDWATRAHVAPLLRSGVRIWLDRPPFDHSKLMVVDDAWCFVGSANWDTRSFRLNFELNVELYDEAFAAELNRLLAAKMQVPLTLDALTARGMPVRLRDAGVRLLLPYL from the coding sequence GTGCAGGAACTGGTGAGCGCGTGGTTCGGGTTGCTGAGCGCGATCCGGGTGGAGGGGCTGGCGGCCCTCGGCTTCGTGCTGGCCCTCGCCGTGACCCTGCACGCCCTCCTCAACAAGCGCGAGGTCGCCGCCGCGATCGGCTGGATCGGCCTCGCCTGGCTCTCGCCGCTGGCCGGCAGCGCCCTCTACGCGCTCTTCGGGATCAACCGGGTGACCCGCCGCGCCCGCCGCCTGCCGGTGCTGCCGGTGCGCAAGCCCGGGGTGCCGCAGGCCGATCCCGTCACGGTGCCCGGCCCGTTCCTGCCGCTGGAGCAGGCCGGCGACCGGCTCACCGGCCTGCCGCTCACCGGCGGCAACCGCGTCGCGCTGCTGCGCCACGGGGACGAGGCCTATCCGGCGATGCTGGCGGCGATCGAGGGCGCCCGGGAGACCGTCGGCCTCTCCAGCTACATCATGCGCGACGACGTGAGCGGGGAGGCCTTCGTGGCGGCCCTCGCCCGGGCCAAGGCGCGGGGCGTCGCGATCTGCGTGCTGGTGGACGGCATCGGCAGCGGCTACTTCTTCCCGGCCATCTACCGGCGCCTGCGGCGGGAGGGCATCCCGGCCGGGCTGTTCATGCACTCGGCCGTGCCGTGGCGGATGCCGTTCCTGAACCTGCGCACCCACAAGAAGCTGCTGGTGATCGACGGGCGGACCGGCTTCGTCGGCGGGGTCAATATCGGGGACGAGAACCTCGTGTCGCGCCACCCGCCCGAGCCGGTGCGCGACACGCATTTCCTCCTCGAAGGGCCGGTGGTCGGCCAGCTCGCCCAGGCCTTCGCCCGCGACTGGTCCTTCGTGACGGGGGAGGATCTCGACGGGCCCGGATGGTTCCCGGCGATCCCGCCGGCCGGCGACACGCCCGCCCGGGTCGTCACCTCGGGGCCGGACGCGGATATCGAGAAGATCGAGTACGTGGTGCTGGCGGCCCTGGCGGTGGCGCGGCACTCGATCCGGCTCGCCACGCCCTACTTCCTGCCGAGCGAGATCCTGCTCACCTCGCTGGCCCTCGCCGCCATGCGGGGCATCGCGGTCGACGTGATCATCCCGCAGGCGAGCAACCACCGCATGGTCGATTGGGCGACCCGCGCCCACGTGGCGCCGCTGCTGCGCTCCGGCGTGCGGATCTGGCTCGACCGGCCGCCCTTCGACCACTCGAAGCTGATGGTGGTGGACGATGCGTGGTGCTTCGTCGGCAGCGCCAACTGGGACACGCGCAGCTTCCGGCTGAATTTCGAGCTCAACGTGGAGCTCTACGACGAGGCCTTCGCGGCGGAGCTGAACCGGCTCCTCGCCGCCAAGATGCAGGTGCCGCTGACCCTCGACGCGCTCACGGCGCGGGGGATGCCGGTGCGCCTGCGCGATGCCGGCGTGCGATTGCTGCTGCCATACCTCTGA
- a CDS encoding endonuclease/exonuclease/phosphatase family protein, protein MVRPPRKIISWNLLRRTGATVEAVAALIAQEKPDLLLMQEATAEITALPERVGGYYAWAPLPRRIHGLAMWSPAPFPAPPRSIPIPSGALVDRVAQVLDCGAFGIANVHLSHGQVLNRRQLRRIEQHLPARAAVLGDYNLVGPALLPGFRDVGPRHPTHAMVDLVPLRLDRCLVRGLVCRHRAVLPRGASDHRPIVVHLEPAPLPSGRTRMAHLRERVDLRGMAAAIARRHRAGAPASPAP, encoded by the coding sequence ATGGTCCGCCCGCCGCGCAAGATCATCAGCTGGAACCTGCTGCGGCGCACCGGCGCGACGGTCGAGGCGGTCGCCGCCCTGATCGCGCAGGAGAAGCCCGACCTTCTGCTGATGCAGGAGGCCACCGCCGAGATCACCGCGCTGCCGGAGCGCGTCGGCGGGTACTACGCCTGGGCGCCGCTGCCGCGGCGCATCCACGGGCTCGCGATGTGGAGCCCGGCCCCGTTCCCGGCGCCCCCGCGCAGCATCCCGATCCCGTCCGGGGCGCTGGTCGACCGGGTCGCGCAGGTGCTCGATTGCGGCGCCTTCGGCATCGCCAACGTGCATCTCTCGCACGGCCAGGTGCTGAACCGCCGCCAGCTGCGCCGCATCGAGCAGCACCTGCCGGCGCGGGCCGCGGTGCTCGGGGATTACAACCTCGTCGGCCCCGCCCTGCTGCCGGGCTTCCGGGACGTGGGGCCGCGCCACCCGACCCACGCGATGGTCGACCTCGTGCCGCTGCGCCTCGACCGCTGCCTCGTGCGCGGCCTCGTCTGCCGCCACCGGGCGGTGCTGCCGCGGGGCGCCTCGGACCACCGGCCGATCGTGGTCCATCTCGAGCCGGCGCCCCTGCCCTCCGGCCGCACCCGCATGGCGCATCTGCGCGAGCGGGTCGACCTCAGAGGTATGGCAGCAGCAATCGCACGCCGGCATCGCGCAGGCGCACCGGCATCCCCCGCGCCGTGA
- the murD gene encoding UDP-N-acetylmuramoyl-L-alanine--D-glutamate ligase, giving the protein MTPSTTFAGRTLALFGLGGSGLATALSLRAGGAAVIACDDNPERMAEAAAQGIATADLREAAWADFAALLLAPGVPFTHPEPHWTVKRAAEAGVPVIGDIELFCRERAASAPDAPFVAITGTNGKSTTTALIAHVLRETGHDVQMGGNIGTAILSLAPPSRDRVHVIEMSSFQIDLTPTLAPSIGVLLNVTPDHLDRHGTMENYAAIKERLVAGADHAVIGVDDDYTRAISARRDGPLTRVHVGEGAEAPGILARHGLLIDGTAEPPAPVADLTGIASLRGAHNWQNAAVAYAVARGLGVAPDAFARALRSFPGLPHRMEEVGRRGGVLFINDSKATNADSTEKALAAFPRVHWILGGKPKEGGIESLRAYFPRIARAYLIGAASEAFAATLEGHAPVIRCGTLDRAVARAAEDAAGEPEAVVLLSPACASYDQFRSFEDRGDQFRAMVRALPGLVPAGG; this is encoded by the coding sequence ATGACACCCAGCACCACCTTCGCCGGCCGCACACTCGCCCTGTTCGGCCTCGGAGGCTCGGGGCTCGCCACCGCGCTCAGCCTGCGGGCCGGCGGCGCCGCGGTGATCGCCTGCGACGACAACCCGGAGCGGATGGCGGAAGCGGCCGCGCAGGGCATTGCCACGGCCGACCTGCGCGAGGCCGCCTGGGCGGATTTCGCGGCCCTGCTCCTCGCCCCCGGCGTGCCCTTCACCCATCCCGAGCCGCACTGGACCGTCAAGCGCGCCGCCGAGGCCGGCGTGCCGGTGATCGGCGACATCGAATTGTTCTGCCGCGAGCGCGCCGCCAGCGCGCCCGACGCGCCCTTCGTCGCCATCACGGGCACCAACGGCAAGTCGACCACCACGGCGCTCATCGCGCACGTGCTGCGGGAGACCGGCCACGACGTCCAGATGGGCGGCAATATCGGCACCGCGATCCTCTCGCTCGCCCCCCCGTCCCGCGACCGGGTCCACGTGATCGAGATGTCGTCCTTCCAGATCGACCTGACGCCGACGCTCGCACCGAGCATCGGCGTGCTCCTCAACGTCACGCCCGACCACCTCGACCGCCACGGCACGATGGAGAACTACGCCGCCATCAAGGAGCGCCTGGTCGCGGGGGCCGACCACGCGGTGATCGGGGTCGACGACGACTACACCAGGGCCATCTCGGCGCGGCGCGACGGCCCGCTCACCCGGGTCCATGTCGGCGAGGGGGCTGAGGCGCCCGGCATCCTCGCCCGGCACGGCCTGCTCATCGACGGCACCGCCGAGCCCCCCGCCCCGGTCGCGGACCTCACCGGGATCGCCTCGCTGCGCGGCGCCCACAATTGGCAGAACGCGGCCGTCGCCTACGCGGTGGCGCGCGGGCTCGGCGTCGCGCCCGACGCCTTCGCGCGGGCGCTGCGCAGCTTCCCCGGCCTGCCCCACCGGATGGAGGAGGTCGGGCGGCGCGGGGGCGTGCTCTTCATCAACGACTCGAAGGCGACGAACGCCGACTCGACCGAGAAGGCGCTGGCCGCCTTCCCGCGGGTGCACTGGATCCTCGGCGGCAAGCCGAAGGAGGGCGGGATCGAGAGCCTGCGCGCCTATTTCCCCCGCATCGCGCGGGCCTACCTGATCGGCGCGGCGAGCGAGGCCTTCGCGGCGACCCTGGAGGGCCACGCGCCCGTCATCCGCTGCGGCACCCTCGACCGGGCGGTGGCGCGGGCGGCCGAGGACGCGGCCGGCGAGCCCGAGGCGGTGGTGCTGCTCTCGCCCGCCTGCGCCTCCTACGACCAGTTCCGCAGCTTCGAGGATCGCGGCGACCAGTTCCGGGCGATGGTGCGGGCCCTGCCGGGGCTGGTGCCCGCCGGGGGCTGA
- a CDS encoding catalase family protein, translating into MPDPLPYTPEIEVIGPDEEAVQAGMIAAFARIQGTTLEDYGRAVRGVHAKCHGLLTGTLEVLPGLPPDLAQGAFARPGTHEAVLRLSTNPGDILDDSVSTPRGLALKILEVPGERLPGAEGTTQDFVLADAPAFVAPDAAAFLGSLKLLAATTDTPQIFKKAFSATLRGVETVLETFGTGSPTVIALGGHPETHILGETFYSQAPLRWGDHVAKVAVAPASPALRALAGASLSVTGRPDGLREAVSAFFEENEAVWELRAQLWTNRETMPIEDASVPWPEEESPYRTVARITVPPQETWSPEKVRAIEDGLAFSPWHGIAAHRPLGSIMRARRAVYPHSARFRAEHNGCPIREPDSLARMGL; encoded by the coding sequence ATGCCCGACCCGCTCCCCTACACGCCCGAGATCGAGGTGATCGGGCCCGACGAGGAGGCGGTCCAGGCCGGCATGATCGCGGCCTTCGCGCGCATCCAGGGCACGACGCTGGAGGATTACGGGCGGGCCGTGCGCGGGGTGCACGCCAAGTGCCACGGGCTGCTCACCGGCACCCTGGAGGTGCTGCCCGGGCTGCCGCCGGACCTGGCGCAGGGCGCCTTCGCGCGGCCCGGGACTCACGAGGCGGTGCTGCGCCTCTCGACCAATCCGGGCGACATCCTCGACGACAGCGTCTCGACCCCGCGCGGCCTCGCCCTGAAGATCCTGGAGGTGCCGGGCGAGCGCCTGCCGGGCGCCGAGGGGACGACGCAGGATTTCGTGCTGGCCGACGCGCCGGCCTTCGTGGCGCCGGACGCGGCCGCCTTCCTGGGCAGCCTCAAGCTCCTGGCCGCCACGACCGACACGCCGCAGATCTTCAAGAAAGCCTTCTCGGCCACGCTGCGGGGCGTCGAGACCGTGCTGGAGACTTTCGGCACCGGGAGCCCGACCGTGATTGCCCTCGGCGGCCATCCCGAGACGCACATCCTCGGCGAGACGTTCTACAGCCAGGCGCCCCTGCGCTGGGGCGATCACGTCGCCAAGGTCGCGGTGGCGCCCGCCTCGCCGGCCCTGCGGGCGCTCGCCGGCGCCTCCCTGTCCGTCACCGGCCGGCCCGACGGGCTGCGCGAGGCGGTCTCGGCCTTCTTCGAGGAGAACGAGGCGGTCTGGGAATTGCGGGCGCAGCTCTGGACGAACCGCGAGACGATGCCGATCGAGGACGCCTCCGTGCCCTGGCCGGAGGAGGAGAGCCCCTACCGGACCGTGGCGCGGATCACGGTGCCGCCCCAGGAGACCTGGAGTCCCGAGAAGGTGCGGGCGATCGAGGACGGTCTCGCCTTCAGCCCCTGGCATGGGATCGCGGCGCACCGGCCCCTCGGCTCCATCATGCGGGCGCGCCGCGCGGTCTACCCGCATTCCGCGCGCTTCCGCGCCGAGCACAATGGCTGCCCGATCCGCGAGCCCGACTCGCTCGCGCGGATGGGCCTCTGA
- the ligA gene encoding NAD-dependent DNA ligase LigA, whose translation MAAQTTRPVEEITAEEARAAHEALSAEIAEHDRRYHGEDAPIISDAAYDSLRRRLEAIEERFPDLAGTGAASASVGAKASDKFAKVRHAVPMLSLGNAFADEEIEEFVERVRRFLGLPASESLAVTAEPKIDGLSLSLRYEGGRLVTAATRGDGEVGEDVTANVRTIREVPERLAGPDVPEICEVRGEVYLSHADFAAINARQEEAGKPLFANPRNAAAGSLRQLDPSITASRPLRFFAYAAGEMSTWPAETQSGLIAAFRRFGLPVNPRTTRCTSVAEMLAHYRAIETERADLGYDIDGVVYKVDSFALQRRLGFVARAPRWALAHKFPAQRAVTTIEAIEINVGRTGSLNPLARLRPVTVGGVVVSNATLHNEDYVRGIDADGTPIRSGINIWDGFALRTDVDLSRGSDVRVGDTVVVLRAGDVIPKVADVVLERRPADAVPYRFPEICPACGSHAVRSYNPRTGKLDSVRRCTGGLICPAQGQERLKHFVSRNALDIEGFGETSITTLFEAGLVRQPADLFRLDFAPLKAAIVARRQALSAERALASGKAPEARKTKAKASEEDKAIRNLLAAVEARRVVPLNRFIFALGIEQVGEATAKALAKHFPDMPALMEGVRAAAAHQPGPDWVGLAALNRVGPTTRERLLAAAEAGETDLLAEGTVARLSAAQKEALLEAYGSPEGVRAAVMRACRQRPGDAYRHLADDSEIGAVTTASLIQFFSEAHNVAAVEALLAQVRTERAAPPAAAAAFSGRTVVFTGSLERMTRSEAKATAERLGAKVSGSVSAKTDLVVAGPGAGTKLKDAEKHGVRVISEAEWLAMVEAA comes from the coding sequence ATGGCCGCACAGACGACCCGCCCCGTCGAAGAGATCACCGCCGAGGAGGCGCGCGCGGCGCACGAGGCGCTCTCCGCCGAGATCGCCGAGCACGACCGCCGCTACCACGGCGAGGACGCGCCGATCATCTCGGACGCCGCGTACGATTCCCTGCGCCGCCGCCTGGAGGCGATCGAGGAGCGCTTCCCCGACCTCGCCGGCACGGGCGCGGCCTCGGCCAGCGTCGGCGCCAAGGCCTCCGACAAGTTCGCCAAGGTCCGCCACGCCGTGCCGATGCTCTCCCTCGGCAACGCCTTCGCGGACGAGGAGATCGAGGAGTTCGTGGAGCGCGTGCGCCGCTTCCTCGGCCTGCCCGCCTCCGAGTCCCTCGCGGTCACGGCCGAGCCGAAGATCGACGGGCTCTCCCTGTCCCTGCGCTACGAGGGCGGGCGCCTCGTCACGGCGGCCACCCGCGGCGACGGCGAGGTCGGCGAGGACGTCACCGCCAACGTCCGCACCATCCGCGAGGTCCCGGAGAGGCTCGCCGGCCCCGACGTGCCGGAGATCTGCGAGGTGCGCGGCGAGGTCTACCTCTCGCACGCGGATTTCGCCGCCATCAACGCGCGCCAGGAGGAGGCGGGCAAGCCGCTCTTCGCCAACCCGCGCAACGCCGCGGCGGGGTCGCTGCGCCAGCTCGACCCGAGCATCACCGCCTCGCGGCCCCTGCGCTTCTTCGCCTACGCGGCGGGCGAGATGTCGACCTGGCCGGCCGAGACGCAGAGCGGGCTGATCGCGGCCTTCCGGCGCTTCGGCCTGCCGGTGAACCCGCGCACGACGCGCTGCACCTCGGTCGCCGAGATGCTCGCCCATTACCGCGCCATCGAGACCGAGCGGGCCGATCTCGGCTACGACATCGACGGCGTGGTCTACAAGGTCGATTCCTTCGCCCTCCAGCGCCGGCTCGGCTTCGTCGCGCGCGCGCCGCGCTGGGCGCTGGCCCACAAGTTCCCGGCCCAGCGCGCCGTCACCACCATCGAGGCGATCGAGATCAATGTCGGGCGCACGGGCTCGCTCAACCCGCTGGCGCGGCTCAGGCCGGTGACGGTCGGGGGCGTGGTGGTGTCGAACGCCACCCTCCACAACGAGGATTACGTGCGCGGCATCGACGCGGACGGGACCCCGATCCGCAGCGGCATCAACATCTGGGACGGGTTCGCGCTCAGGACCGACGTCGACCTGTCGCGGGGCTCGGACGTGCGGGTCGGCGACACCGTCGTGGTGCTGCGCGCGGGCGACGTCATCCCCAAGGTCGCCGACGTCGTCCTGGAGCGCCGCCCGGCGGACGCGGTCCCCTACCGCTTCCCGGAGATCTGCCCGGCCTGCGGCAGCCACGCCGTCCGCTCCTACAACCCGCGCACCGGCAAGCTCGATTCGGTGCGCCGCTGCACCGGCGGCCTGATCTGCCCGGCCCAGGGCCAGGAGCGGCTCAAGCACTTCGTCTCGCGCAACGCCCTCGACATCGAGGGCTTCGGCGAGACCTCCATCACCACCCTGTTCGAGGCCGGGCTGGTGCGCCAGCCCGCCGACCTGTTCCGGCTGGACTTCGCGCCGCTCAAGGCCGCGATCGTCGCCCGCCGCCAAGCCCTCTCGGCGGAGCGGGCCCTCGCCTCCGGCAAGGCGCCCGAGGCCCGCAAGACCAAGGCCAAGGCGAGCGAGGAGGACAAGGCGATCAGGAACCTGCTCGCCGCCGTGGAGGCCCGGCGGGTGGTTCCCCTCAACCGCTTCATCTTCGCGCTCGGCATCGAGCAGGTCGGCGAGGCGACCGCCAAGGCCCTCGCCAAGCACTTCCCCGACATGCCCGCCCTGATGGAGGGCGTGCGGGCGGCGGCCGCGCACCAGCCGGGGCCGGACTGGGTGGGGCTCGCCGCGCTCAACCGGGTCGGCCCGACGACGCGCGAGCGGCTTCTCGCCGCGGCGGAAGCCGGCGAGACCGACCTCCTCGCCGAGGGCACCGTGGCGCGGCTGAGCGCCGCCCAGAAGGAGGCGCTCCTCGAGGCCTATGGCAGCCCGGAGGGGGTGCGCGCGGCCGTGATGCGGGCCTGCCGCCAGCGCCCCGGCGACGCCTACCGCCACCTCGCGGACGACAGCGAGATCGGGGCGGTGACGACCGCCTCGCTGATCCAGTTCTTCTCGGAGGCGCACAACGTCGCGGCGGTCGAGGCGCTGCTCGCGCAGGTGCGGACCGAGCGCGCCGCCCCGCCCGCCGCGGCGGCGGCGTTCAGCGGCCGGACCGTGGTCTTCACCGGCAGCCTGGAGCGCATGACCCGCAGCGAGGCCAAGGCCACCGCCGAGCGCCTCGGCGCCAAGGTCTCGGGCTCGGTCTCGGCCAAGACCGACCTCGTGGTGGCGGGGCCGGGCGCCGGCACGAAGCTGAAGGACGCCGAGAAGCACGGCGTGCGCGTCATCTCGGAGGCCGAGTGGCTGGCGATGGTGGAGGCCGCCTGA